A stretch of the Medicago truncatula cultivar Jemalong A17 chromosome 5, MtrunA17r5.0-ANR, whole genome shotgun sequence genome encodes the following:
- the LOC11408038 gene encoding uncharacterized protein — MANAGPDSGNMISGLIARADDEISRVIVRIADSIAHRFRKSNADPNRDIPHSLAPASADAEIPPSVNLTDEEIIDRFVILAYEPMVRSTVIFGGCYVAFEWINKGYLLDLISMIQEICEALLATIAAQLEQKNPSDRCRSLSRYNYSRTSHFRQGLKSIKKTYIQQTAVTGFRQEVEQHQEGTSRAVVPSSRSTGKEKQIKRCEVCSRVDNGK; from the exons ATGGCCAACGCCGGACCCGACAGCGGCAACATGATATCTGGCTTAATCGCTCGCGCGGACGACGAGATATCACGCGTTATCGTTCGTATCGCCGATAGCATTGCACACAGATTCAGGAAGTCCAACGCCGACCCCAACCGCGACATACCTCACTCTCTTGCCCCCGCATCAGCCGACGCCGAGATACCTCCGTCTGTAAATCTCACCGATGAAGAGATAATAGATCGCTTTGTCATTCTCGCGTACGAACCGATGGTTCGTAGTACCGTCATATTTGGAGGTTGTTACGTTGCCTTCGAATGGATAAATAAAGGCTATTTGCTCGATTTGATTTCCATGATTCAG GAGATATGCGAAGCACTGCTAGCTACCATTGCTGCTCAG CTGGAGCAAAAGAATCCTTCAGATAGGTGTCGTAGTTTGTCCAGATATAATTATTCAAGAACTTCACATTTCAGACAG GGTCTTAAATCCATCAAAAAAACCTACATTCAACAAACCGCTGTCACTGGCTTTAGACAG GAAGTAGAGCAGCATCAGGAAGGCACATCTAGAGCTGTTGTTCCAAGCAGTAGATCTACTG GTAAAGAGAAACAGATTAAGAGATGCGAAGTATGTTCTAGAGTTGATAATGGAAAATGA
- the LOC11411991 gene encoding mitochondrial Rho GTPase 1, with product MVGVRRGGDVVHVVVAGDSGTGKTSLVHGAPRFLHCDGVPIKIIDTSSRTEDTDKVAEELQRADSVVLTYACDRSETLENLTTFWLPRLRKLEVKAPVIVAGCKLDLLDENQQVSLEQVMSPLMQQFCEIQACVECSSYKTFEVREVFFFAQKAALYPMAPLHDQESQTLTPRCVRALKRIFTLCDHDKDGALSNAELNAFQVRCFNAPLKPHEILDVKEVVKKNLSEGVNERGLTSTGFLFLHALFIEKGPLEATWTVLKKFGYNYDVKLAADLFPPLKLAPDQSVELTNEAVDFLETIFDEFDGDSDKVLQPHELEELFSSAPKSPWIENPYKDAVERNASGGLSLDAFLSEWALMTLLNPTFSVENLMYIGYPGDPSSAIRVTRRRHMDRRKQHSERNVLQCFIFGPMKAGKSALLNCCIGRPYSEAYNPATNEDRFAANVVDISTENKKYIVLREISEGGVTKLLANKESLGSCDIAVFVHDRSDSSWKTSSELLSKIAGHGEDTGFQVPCLTVAVNDDQDSFTMAIQETTMVSQYIGVEAPMPISVKLGDSNNIFHQIVTAAEHPHLNIPKTEGRKTCKQYHRLIDRSLMFVSVGVAVAFGLSVQGRMRQVKRQAL from the exons ATGGTGGGAGTGAGACGCGGTGGTGACGTAGTTCATGTGGTTGTCGCCGGAGACAGTGGAACCGGTAAAACCAGCCTCGTTCACGGCGCGCCTCGATTTCTACATTGTGATGGTGTCCCGATCAAAATCATTGACACTTCTTCACG TACCGAGGACACTGATAAAGTTGCTGAAGAATTACAGCGGGCTGACTCAGTTGTCCTTACTTATGCATGTGATCGCTCCGAGACACTTGAAAATCTAACCACGTTTTGGCTCCCTCGTCTTCGAAAATTAGAG GTCAAAGCTCCGGTTATAGTGGCTGGTTGTAAGCTTGATCTGCTAGATGAAAATCAGCAGGTGAGCCTAGAACAGGTGATGTCACCACTAATGCAGCAGTTTTGCGAAATTCAAGCATGTGTTGAGTGTTCATCGTATAAGACATTCGAG GTCCGGGAAGTTTTCTTCTTTGCACAAAAGGCTGCTCTCTATCCCATGGCTCCTTTACATGATCAGGAGTCACAAACTCTAACGCCTCGTTGTGTGCGGGCTTTGAAGCGGATTTTTACCCTTTGTGATCATGACAAAGATGGGGCTCTTAGTAATGCTGAACTAAATGCTTTTCAG GTTAGATGTTTCAATGCTCCTCTGAAGCCACATGAAATTTTGGATGTAAAGGAGGTTGTGAAAAAGAATTTGTCAGAAGGCGTGAATGAACGAGGACTTACTTCAACAGGATTTCTATTTCTTCATGCCCTTTTCATAGAAAAAGGGCCTCTTGAGGCAACATGGACTGTGCTAAAAAAGTTTGGATATAATTATGATGTCAAGCTTGCTGCTGATTTATTTCCGCCTTTGAAGCTTGCACCTGATCAG AGTGTTGAATTGACAAATGAAGCAGTTGATTTCTTGGAGACAAtctttgatgaatttgatggcGATTCT GATAAGGTGCTGCAACCCCATGAACTTGAAGAACTGTTTTCTAGTGCCCCAAAAAG TCCCTGGATTGAAAATCCATACAAGGATGCTGTAGAAAGGAATGCATCTGGAGGATTGTCACTTGATGCATTTTTGTCAGAG TGGGCACTCATGACACTTCTAAACCCGACCTTTAGTGTGGAGAATCTGATGTACATTGGTTATCCTGGTGATCCATCATCTGCTATCCGTGTGACTAGGAGGCGACACATGGATCGCAGAAAACAACATTCAGAAAGAAATGTATTGCAGTGCTTCATTTTTGGGCCTATGAAAGCTGGAAAATCTGCATTATTGAATTGTTGCATTGGAAG GCCATATTCTGAAGCTTACAATCCAGCTACAAATGAAGATCGTTTTGCTGCCAATGTTGTTGATATTTCTACG gaaaacaaaaaatatattgtgcTGAGAGAGATTTCTGAAGGTGGAGTTACAAAGCTGCTAGCAAACAAGGAGTCTCTGGGCTCATGTGACATTGCAGTTTTTGTTCATGACAG gtCTGATTCTTCATGGAAGACATCATCTGAACTCTTGTCAAAAATTGCTGGTCATGGAGAAGACACCGGCTTTCAGGTGCCCTGTCTTACAGTTGCAGTTAATGATGATCAGGATTCATTTACAATGGCTATACAAGAGACAACTATg GTTAGTCAGTACATTGGAGTAGAGGCTCCCATGCCGATCAGTGTGAAGTTGGGGGATTCCAATAATATATTTCACCAAATTGTAACGGCTGCAGAGCACCCTCATTTAAACATTCCAAAAACTGAAGGTAGAAAAACATGCAAGCAGTACCACAGACTCATAGATCGATCTCTTATGTTTGTTTCag TTGGAGTCGCCGTGGCGTTTGGGCTGTCTGTGCAAGGAAGAATGCGTCAGGTTAAAAGACAGGCTCTGTGA